Proteins from one Juglans microcarpa x Juglans regia isolate MS1-56 chromosome 6S, Jm3101_v1.0, whole genome shotgun sequence genomic window:
- the LOC121236382 gene encoding zinc finger protein ZAT4-like isoform X1, producing MHSVLSIPSMEESRALVHVCKFCSKRFPCGRSLGGHMRSHLTINSVETEEKISRMKFSSFNSGRNQTKDSDVFLEPGTQTGYGLRENPKKTRRLADSGEETSPHDKLLEDQASLTNANQKVVIYSESDNNRRRRLDRKTRYMASSTSSFFSFANPSSSASEIEEEQEEVAMCLMMLSRDVGHWGCLNSAAESSDNNSVYLEAQGAFQTQRISKTKAMISVCNGSETVKVKKISDNKLEPGSLDSEDLKGTQSEFCAYGISKSRSSRNRGETSNDGFFNDDMRKSSRVDDQLGFEDFEVELGKNFSKKAASSKAQLASIKYNSSKRKLHNSYDPELRSKSLKSLTINSLESEICKNSHKRSKVFECTTCNKIFHSYQALGGHRASHKKIKGCFASRIESCENSIETELSPDSTTDSKLVKSCNNESPIDQEKKAIGFDEKSETAKWSSKNKGHECPICRKVFPSGQALGGHKRSHLGGGSVARHNPAILIQKPVPEIRDFLDLNLPAPVEEESNRRVVGFQPWWMGSNQEHEALVGLISN from the coding sequence ATGCACTCTGTTCTGTCTATTCCTTCAATGGAAGAAAGTCGAGCATTAGTACATGTATGCAAGTTCTGCAGCAAGAGGTTCCCTTGTGGTAGATCTTTGGGAGGTCACATGAGGTCTCATTTGACCATTAATTCAGttgaaacagaagaaaaaatcaGCAGAATGAAGTTCTCATCTTTCAACAGCGGGAGAAACCAGACTAAGGACTCTGACGTGTTTTTGGAACCTGGAACTCAAACTGGTTATGGCCTCAGAGAGAACCCAAAAAAGACTAGGAGACTCGCAGATTCAGGTGAAGAGACATCACCCCATGACAAGCTATTGGAGGATCAAGCATCATTGACCAATGCTAACCAGAAGGTGGTCATTTACAGTGAATCTGACAATAATCGAAGAAGGAGATTGGATAGAAAGACGAGGTACATGGCCTCTTcaacctcttcttttttctcttttgctaATCCTTCCTCTTCTGCTTCTGAGATTGAGGAAGAACAAGAGGAGGTTGCTATGTGCTTAATGATGCTTTCTAGGGATGTGGGTCATTGGGGTTGTTTGAATTCTGCTGCTGAATCTTCTGATAATAATTCTGTCTACTTAGAAGCCCAAGGAGCTTTTCAAACTCAACGAATTTCTAAGACTAAGGCCATGATTTCTGTCTGTAATGGTAGTGAAACTGTGAAAGTGAAGAAAATTAGTGATAATAAGTTGGAGCCTGGTAGTTTGGATTCTGAGGATCTTAAAGGGACACAGTCAGAATTTTGTGCTTATGGCATCTCAAAAAGTCGGTCTAGTAGAAATAGAGGTGAAACTTCTAATGATGGATTTTTCAATGATGATATGAGAAAGAGTTCTCGGGTCGATGATCAACTCGGATTTGAGGATTTTGAAGTTGAATTGGGTAAGAATTTCTCCAAAAAGGCTGCATCAAGTAAAGCTCAATTGGCTTCCATCAAGTATAACTCAAGCAAGAGAAAGCTCCACAATTCCTATGATCCTGAATTGAGGTCGAAGTCCTTGAAAAGTTTGACTATTAATTCTTTAGAGTCTGAAATCTGCAAGAATTCCCATAAGAGGAGCAAAGTTTTTGAGTGCACTACTTGCAACAAAATCTTTCACTCATACCAAGCTCTTGGAGGGCATAGAGCTAGTCATAAAAAGATCAAAGGCTGCTTTGCTTCAAGAATTGAGAGCTGTGAAAATAGCATCGAAACTGAACTCTCTCCTGACTCTACAACCGATAGTAAGCTCGTCAAATCATGCAACAATGAGAGTCCCATTGACCAAGAAAAAAAGGCTATTGGCTTTGATGAAAAGAGTGAGACAGCTAAATGGTCCTCCAAAAATAAGGGGCATGAGTGCCCAATTTGCCGCAAGGTTTTTCCATCTGGCCAAGCCTTGGGAGGCCACAAAAGATCCCACTTGGGTGGTGGTTCTGTGGCTAGACACAATCCTGCCATTCTCATACAGAAACCAGTTCCCGAAATTCGGGATTTTCTTGATCTTAATCTTCCTGCTCCAGTTGAAGAAGAGAGCAACCGCCGTGTCGTCGGATTCCAGCCATGGTGGATGGGAAGCAACCAAGAGCATGAGGCCTTGGTGGGTTTGATCTCTAACTAA
- the LOC121236382 gene encoding zinc finger protein ZAT4-like isoform X2 — MASSTSSFFSFANPSSSASEIEEEQEEVAMCLMMLSRDVGHWGCLNSAAESSDNNSVYLEAQGAFQTQRISKTKAMISVCNGSETVKVKKISDNKLEPGSLDSEDLKGTQSEFCAYGISKSRSSRNRGETSNDGFFNDDMRKSSRVDDQLGFEDFEVELGKNFSKKAASSKAQLASIKYNSSKRKLHNSYDPELRSKSLKSLTINSLESEICKNSHKRSKVFECTTCNKIFHSYQALGGHRASHKKIKGCFASRIESCENSIETELSPDSTTDSKLVKSCNNESPIDQEKKAIGFDEKSETAKWSSKNKGHECPICRKVFPSGQALGGHKRSHLGGGSVARHNPAILIQKPVPEIRDFLDLNLPAPVEEESNRRVVGFQPWWMGSNQEHEALVGLISN; from the coding sequence ATGGCCTCTTcaacctcttcttttttctcttttgctaATCCTTCCTCTTCTGCTTCTGAGATTGAGGAAGAACAAGAGGAGGTTGCTATGTGCTTAATGATGCTTTCTAGGGATGTGGGTCATTGGGGTTGTTTGAATTCTGCTGCTGAATCTTCTGATAATAATTCTGTCTACTTAGAAGCCCAAGGAGCTTTTCAAACTCAACGAATTTCTAAGACTAAGGCCATGATTTCTGTCTGTAATGGTAGTGAAACTGTGAAAGTGAAGAAAATTAGTGATAATAAGTTGGAGCCTGGTAGTTTGGATTCTGAGGATCTTAAAGGGACACAGTCAGAATTTTGTGCTTATGGCATCTCAAAAAGTCGGTCTAGTAGAAATAGAGGTGAAACTTCTAATGATGGATTTTTCAATGATGATATGAGAAAGAGTTCTCGGGTCGATGATCAACTCGGATTTGAGGATTTTGAAGTTGAATTGGGTAAGAATTTCTCCAAAAAGGCTGCATCAAGTAAAGCTCAATTGGCTTCCATCAAGTATAACTCAAGCAAGAGAAAGCTCCACAATTCCTATGATCCTGAATTGAGGTCGAAGTCCTTGAAAAGTTTGACTATTAATTCTTTAGAGTCTGAAATCTGCAAGAATTCCCATAAGAGGAGCAAAGTTTTTGAGTGCACTACTTGCAACAAAATCTTTCACTCATACCAAGCTCTTGGAGGGCATAGAGCTAGTCATAAAAAGATCAAAGGCTGCTTTGCTTCAAGAATTGAGAGCTGTGAAAATAGCATCGAAACTGAACTCTCTCCTGACTCTACAACCGATAGTAAGCTCGTCAAATCATGCAACAATGAGAGTCCCATTGACCAAGAAAAAAAGGCTATTGGCTTTGATGAAAAGAGTGAGACAGCTAAATGGTCCTCCAAAAATAAGGGGCATGAGTGCCCAATTTGCCGCAAGGTTTTTCCATCTGGCCAAGCCTTGGGAGGCCACAAAAGATCCCACTTGGGTGGTGGTTCTGTGGCTAGACACAATCCTGCCATTCTCATACAGAAACCAGTTCCCGAAATTCGGGATTTTCTTGATCTTAATCTTCCTGCTCCAGTTGAAGAAGAGAGCAACCGCCGTGTCGTCGGATTCCAGCCATGGTGGATGGGAAGCAACCAAGAGCATGAGGCCTTGGTGGGTTTGATCTCTAACTAA